A region of the Clavelina lepadiformis chromosome 9, kaClaLepa1.1, whole genome shotgun sequence genome:
AGCTTAAAACCAAAGTAGCTGCTGTTAGCCTGGTGCAGTTgaaaacgataaacgatgcaATTAATCAATGCGTAATACAATAGAACAGAAAATTATCAAACAAGGTTTTGTTTCACTGAATAAAGATGACTCACCCACTGATGGCGCTATCTTGTGTactctgaaaacaaaacacacaTAAGATGATATAACTCGGCTCATTTTGAAAGTTCAAGCCAACCTTTTCATGACAATGCTAAATGTGACATACCTGTTTGATGAAAGGAAGATACTGTAGAGTGATGTAATTCAATCTGTACTCGATAAAATCTGTGGCGAAAATGGGAAATATGGCCACGGCTAGCGAAAACACCCAAACGACTGACACAGCGATAAGGGCCCTGGTCTTGGACATAATATCTCCCACTCGATATTTTACCGGCCACGTGATTGATAGAAAGCTGTCGATTGAAAGTAGCAGGAGGctgcaatataaaaaaaaattacagtatTTATACGTTTTCCAGACGGATATTCTGTTATTGTGGGCGAAAAAATGCAAGATCTTAACATCAATAAAACGTAAAAGGCTTGTAATATGTAACGATCATACGAACTCGCCTCTAGGCTAATCATATGACATAGGCCTATTATGTTCGTGCAATGACGAGCTTTTATATAGGTAAGGCTGCCTACTGTAGTTCTTTGATCGTAAAAGTCAAATTATTAAACTCAACAGAAAGTAAGTTCTGAAAAACCAATTTGTTTGGTGTTCTTTTACCTATTTACCTGTAAACTGCTGTGATTGTGGATAAAATACCGGCAATTCCGCATATTATTGCAGCTGGTGTGTTACTGTCGATACCGTTAAGCCCCGGAAGGTAAACATACAGTTGAAGATTGTCGTTTATTTCAGTAAATATATTGTAGATGACAGATGGCAATACGACAACTCCAGCAATCATATCTACCAAAAATACAAAAGCGTTATTCGTTGAGTTTGCGGCTGAGTTTCACATcgaaaattttacagaaaattgaaataagtGCTGTAGTACGCTTGCTCCATTTGCAATCAACTACTCAAACGTGTTTACGACACACCAACTATTACCTGCAACGGCCAAAGACAGCTTGAAAAAGCCACGCATTGACCTGGTCCTCAAAGTGACCATTATGATTAGCAAGTTGCTGAAGAAGACTACGACGCTTAAGATGATCGTGATTGCAACTATTAAGGTAACCAGCTGTCCATCGCAGTTGGCCAAGAACCTGATCGTCCGTTGatctttgaaaactttaatgTCGACCGGTGTAGGTGTGCAAGCAGGAAAAACGCCACATGTTGCGAAATCGAAATCCTGCTGCGCCGGTGCGGAACCGGGTGTGTCCAACGTGAAGAGTGAAGTCTCATGGACTGTAGGAGCAGCGGTTGCTGTTGTATTTTGTATCGCTGCCAACAcaattttgtcaaataaatattcacaCAGGCTACCAATTAGTTTGTACTTAATAGTATACAATGTTCGCAATCGAAAACTACGCAAAAATCTGGCcggaaataattaaaattaaagttttgcaTTCACCCATAGCATACTCATTTCAAAAGCAGGCTTGTTTACCAGGTCAGTTACAGCAATTTCataagaaaacataaaaattgctGCTGATATTGCGAAAGGAGTTCAGTATTGATAGAATTAGGGTGAACAAGTTTCCAGCTAAATGAGCTTATGACGGCGAGGGCGTATGCGACTGTCAACACCAAGgccaaattttattgaaatgacTTATCATGATGGAGGTTGAAACCAGATCTAACCGGAATGTACCTGTTTGATTGATAGTTTCCGGAAAAACTGGTTGATCTTCCAAGAGGGTGTTCTTGTATGTGCTTAAATCCGtgtaattgtttgaaattgttcGTACTGTAGTGTGGTCAATAAAAGCAGTTGTAGAATCATAACCCGTAGTTGAGCTCATAGTGGTGGCGCCAGTAGCAGCAGTAGTTGTGGCAATGTCAGATTGACCTCCTTCAAATCTTTccaaatcaaaattttgacctaaGGATAGAAGCATCAGCAGCCCCTCAAAGCTAGTTTCTGGCGTTTCCAATCCGAAAAAGTTTCTCTGCAACGGACAATTTTTGAACTACTTTAATTATGTAACTGCATTGTATTTacataaaatgtgtaaaaatACTTCTAGAAAACATCTCGTGTGGTATATTATACATGCAGTAGACTGATTTACAATCTTTACTAACTCCAATTCTAAAACAGTCTACATAGATTGATACATATATTTTTAACTAAACTTACAGCAGTGCCGTTTCCGCCGGCATACGTGGTGTATGATCCAGCAGCGTCAAACGAATTAGTGTGGTCATTCAAACTGTCCAAGTAGTGATTTAGTAGGTACCAGCTGCACTTAAAATCCGTCCGGCATCTGTTTGTAACAACTTTCCCAACGTCGTCCGGAACTATAACTAAAATCTTTTCTATGACATCATTGAGTGCAGTGTTGTCTGTGCCATTATTAGCGTTCAGGTTTGCCAAACATATCGTGGGTAGGAATAGgcagaaaaaatacaataaaatacgATTATTCTGACACAACATTTTCAGCTGTTTTCCTTTTGGATAAATTAAACAATCGAAAAAAGATAACATCAGTTTTTGGTAGTTTTATGAGCTAGTAATTTTTCACAGTTGACTTTATAGTGAGTGTAGTGATATATGACAACTTAATATTATCTTCCTATTTTCAAACACAATTACTAGGCCTAGCTTAGACTCGCCTTTGCTTTCACCTttacttttcctaaaatttcgattaagttaaaattgaattttttctcTCCACCATTTAGTTAAAACTTATCTTTAGACTAGCGTATATTTTATCGTTTTAATGTAAAGTAAATCCAGGTCCATCTCAGCATTTAGGAACTGACGCTATGAAggtagaaaatatttcattcaaGCTTGAGCTTTGCCAACGCAGAGACCTCTTAAAACTGACTGCCTGTGTTTGTCTGTGCATGTCTGATTTTTCACGAAAAATAGGAAAAACGTGCATCGATTTACCTCGTCACATCGTGAATGTCTGAACCCATACAGCAGGTTTCTACAAACGCTGAAAAAGGGGTCCAAGAGAAGTTTCTCTCGTCTTGTTCCTTGTGGATTGACCTATGATGATCTCTACGCTAAGACATATTTGTAACAAAGGATTCGCTTCGCATAGATCGGCGACAGGCTAAACTTCCGTTGCCTTTTTAGATTCATGGTATGAGTAAAGCGTAAGAAGCACGTCATTCCAAAAAACTATGACGTAGGGATGGCATGTCAAGAAACCTTTTCTTACATGCAGGCCTTCACGTAGGCCTCATGACGCTGACTATTTCTGTCTCAAGAAAAAAGACTGTCCGCTTTATTTTTTCCAAGAAAAAAACTGAACAcacgttttgaaacaaaataaacttcaaaaaccTAACCATACATCACCACACTCGCTGAAAGAGAAATTATCGTCGATCAGGCGTCAAACATGCTGTAGTGTCAAGTCCACCTTGTTCTACCAGCATCAAAGAGCCAATAATGATTCAACTCATACGAGAGCGACCGCGCAAGACTCACGCTTGTACGCTTTGCCCCGGGCATACCgcaagttttcttttattgaaGAACAACCTTTTAGTCTAATCATGTCTCTCGTACATACAATGTCATAACTGCCATCAACTAGTACATCAACAAAACTGACAACAAGAATTTTGGTTTAGtctaatttgaaataattggAACTTTTGTGCGCGTGGAGGCCAAGGGTAATGCCATACCGGTTTGAAGTGTTCGCCGTTTGTAGAATTTGTATATTTACAGTAGATTTGCAccaaagataaaaaagtttgagtaAACTTGCAGCGTTTTAATCTGCATAAAACCCTCTTGTAAATCTAAATTTAGTTCGCGCATTTTTTTCCATCAGATGAGAACCTATACCTGACGACACCAAGATCACGTGCATTTAATTTGGGCAAGTTATTTCTGTGCAAAGTAGacatcaaattttatttcttgtaaTTCTATACTTAAAGCCTATTGCGATTTTGTGCTGCCACTTTATACAGTCATATAAGTGGTTTAAGTCACTTTATGTTGCTGTACGTGTTTTAAAAGTCTTTTACTAACATCGTCTCATATCTTTGCTGTTTGACGTAAATACAAAACGATTTTGTACACATAATTAAAGGTAGTTATACACCATCTTGATGACAAGGGATCAAAATCAAAAGCAAAGTTCAAAGGAACTTTTGGTATGACTTGTTCACGTGACTTGTGCCCAATTACGGACCCGTTTGAAATTGAATACAATTCAAAAAATCGAATCGAGATCGTAATGTTTTTGGAAGATACTAaccattttggaaaataacaGCTTTCGTTGCAGGTTGCCTAAAGTATTCAAGAATTAATTGTGAGTAACCGCATGAACCTCCATTGGCTGTATTTGTGGTGATAAAGTTAATTTGATTTTACGAAAATTATCCcacattttaatttaaatttaatttcattttacttttaatttctCACTTCCCACATGAATACTTCAATAGTTAACCGTGGCAAATCGTTCGTCCAGGGGCAGCAAGACAAGATTCTCTGTAATTTTACAATAAACTAGAACATTAGATGTTTTCCCTCCAAACATCAATGTTGTCGTTGATCAATTCACTGTATTCAGCATAGACCCAGCAGTCTCTCAGAACTGCGGTCATAGACAGAGTTTATAAGTGACCCAAATTGTACAATCAACCTCTAATTTCTATGCCACATCATAGACGTTTACAAACTGGTCGTTGCAAGCTAACCGGTAATTTCGTGTTAGACTTGGCACACTGTTTGCATAATAATAGACGAACGACAATTTCCTCAAACGCGTTTTACATGTAATAGTTTACCACACGAATTGATTTAGAAAAAACAACGcttatttcatttcaatgtGTGAAGACCAAATTAAAGCTACATTTAGTGTATAGGAATATTGTACTGGAATATCTACTTCACATACAAACCGCTGTTGGGCTAAATTGCCAGATTTTCCAAAAGCTACTTCAACTGAAACGAAATAAATCTGTATAATGACATTTAGCTAACTTTTCTACAGGTACTTTAATTTCAACAACCTCAAGGCCGAAACGTGGGCCGAAGTATTTAATAATGTCTTTAACCTCATGTCACGACATTACATGACGGTACTTTTCCTTACATCGAAACCATAAAATACAACGTGGAAAATTTCCTCACGAATCGCCGTTGCTTGGTGTAACTTTGGCAAACCATAAACGATTTGAAGATCAGCGAATATTACGCCAACATATAAAAAACACCTGCTGAAACTTAAATCTATTTGTAAACCATTACACATTAACGCTGTTTTGATCTTAACCGCATAAGAGGTACAATCCACTGATTGCGAAATCGTGTTGGATTTGCGGATAATTAAGTTATACATccacaagaaatttcaaacttgCGTTAGGACACCGCTTTGGAAAACAAGGGACATATTTCTACATACCGCACGCTGTTTTTCGAGATGCCTCGCGGTGCTAATTCGGGTGTTTGCAAAGCCATTGTGTTTACCGGTAAATCTCGCTGAGTAAAGTCCCGCATAAATAATTGGTGCAACGCCGTAACATTCATAATTGCATAACGATAAATTCCTGGGCGTGTATGCGTCTTTCCAAGCGCCTCGAGTCGGACACGGCGGTTATTTGTGGCTGGTCTTCGGTCATTTTGAGGAAAACTTTGTCACGTTTACGTCGCCTTCTTTGCTCGAAGCGTGCCGCGTCGTATAATTGAAAGTAATATCAGCGGTAGAAACTAAGTTATATTAAAGTTTCGAACGTTGCCTTGTTATTGTCAATTAATGATTGCCGTGATAAAATAATGTTCGAAGAAATACAATTCTTGGAAATGATTTTGTGTTTAAGTGCTTAGGTTATGCGGTCGAAATTACCAAGGATGATCTGTTCAATAATATTGCTGAAACACCTCACATTAGAAGCAGCTAGCCCTTCCCATTCGTCATAATCCAGCATCATTTGGCAAACTATTAATTTCTGGCTTATTTTAATGTTTCTAGCTGgtttgttataaataaaagcataatCCGTCGCAATAgaacatttttgttaaaattaacaaGACCGGAGATCTTGTGGCATTACACAACCCGTGGTATGACGAAAATAAACTCTAATAGTCGATGTAAGACATTACTTTTATCTGATTTAGTTGATAACATTTTTTCGTAGACAAACTTCGCATTTCTAAATGTACTAGTTTCGTGTAAACTGAAAAGCTTACATACAGCAATATGTTTCTCTAAGATACAAGCTAGATTCTAGAAAAAGGACTGTTGAAACATCCAACTTAAAGGTGCCTTTATAACCATCTAGCGGCAACAATCTTGAATTGTCAAACCGGCTGAATGTCGCATGGTATCCAAGATTCAAACCAAACGTATCGAGCAAGCCCACAGTGAACAAAATATGTGATTGTGGCTTCCATCGCGACAACTGGTATAGAGCGGCAGAATCTCAAATTCAGCAAAATCGTTGTCTGAAGTTTATTAGTGTTAACCGTTAACAAGTACCATGATCAGCCACTTTGCCGTAAGGAATGGTATTGCGCACAGATGTTGGTcatgaaaagaaacaaaaaacagcaagTGCCTTTTTGTTATTCACAGTTTTAATGTATTTTCAATGTGTTAAATGTCCATCACCAAGTATTGGACACGGCGGCTTACCTAAGGAAAAGTATAAGATTGTTTGACAAAGATAAACATTAACTGGACATGTAGATTGTACGCTACATGAGTATTGGCCGTGGATTGGTTCCTTGTGTTCCAGAAGCACATCAGTGAACTCGTTGTAAAAATGTTACGTGCGTAATTGTTGGTGACCTAAGGTTTTCAGCAAACTCCTGTGTGTGACAAATGACTTTTTGAACGCCACCAATGTGCCTATAACCGTAACTTGTTTCATTTACAAGCTTTCAAAAGGCCCCGTCCGTAATCTACAAAACAGAAGAtgtaaaaacttacaaaacatgtttttatgtcGGCAAGCAGTGAGCTATGTATCCATATCGCTGCAAAACATATGTTCGCGCAGATAAAATACGATAATAAACGACTTGTTTTTCGTGGCTGGACAAGGCTTGTGCGTTGTCAGGTATGTCGACAGTAGGCTATGTCGTTGTCAGGTCGGCGACCTTGTCATATTAAGAACAAATATTTGGCAAAATGAAAACTGTCAAAAAATCTGCTGAATTGGCTTATAAGAGCGGTTTGGTTTCCAGCAGAGAAAGAACTCTCCTTGTTACTTAAGCCGCATATCAGCGCTGAAAGTTGTGCAGTCAGTGTACGGGTGTTAGGGGCCTACTTCagagaaagtttttaaacttgttttctaAAATTGCATAGGTTACAGCATTTAAGTGAATATACTTTCAGCAttaaagtgaattgcacaatgaTGAAAATGCGCGTTTGGTTGGCGCTGGTTTTAGTTGCTCTCAATTTGCCAGAAGCAGTCGTCACTCAAGGCTGTTCGTCGCATCACCAGCACCACAGCGGCCGTGATAGCGCGACCCATGTTCGGAACGGTATGAGATAACTTTTCTTTTCACTGATTTATTTCGTTTATAGAAAACTGTACAAAACCAACTGTGTACGTATTTGAATTTACCATTTCATAATAAAGGCCTGCAAAGACTATACTACCTACAAGATACAGTGTATGGTGTGCTTATCAAGGTTTTATTGGCCACCAGAAGTTAGCGGCCTAAAATTGAAACCATAACCTAATCTGCAATTTCAAAAGTGAATCCAGACTTACCAGTTTTACTTTGTGTTATAGTAATCTTTTTCATATATTACTTCAGTGGGCAAATGTGTTATGAGATTACTTGATTCGCCAAGCTGCCAAAGTGCATGTCATTCGGACTGTGAACCACTGACAAACATGAAAAGCTGCCTAGTAAATTGTTTAGGACCACAGATAAGCGATTTCTTTGGAGGGAGACAGGGTCATGGACGTCATA
Encoded here:
- the LOC143470885 gene encoding uncharacterized protein LOC143470885, with protein sequence MMKMRVWLALVLVALNLPEAVVTQGCSSHHQHHSGRDSATHVRNVGKCVMRLLDSPSCQSACHSDCEPLTNMKSCLVNCLGPQISDFFGGRQGHGRHTRDLAKRMSCMQKCKGHVKCEDDTPKECIHDALCVCASCMKTNTNCKGGRRCTNIFACLHECH
- the LOC143470947 gene encoding uncharacterized protein LOC143470947, with the translated sequence MLSFFDCLIYPKGKQLKMLCQNNRILLYFFCLFLPTICLANLNANNGTDNTALNDVIEKILVIVPDDVGKVVTNRCRTDFKCSWYLLNHYLDSLNDHTNSFDAAGSYTTYAGGNGTARNFFGLETPETSFEGLLMLLSLGQNFDLERFEGGQSDIATTTAATGATTMSSTTGYDSTTAFIDHTTVRTISNNYTDLSTYKNTLLEDQPVFPETINQTAIQNTTATAAPTVHETSLFTLDTPGSAPAQQDFDFATCGVFPACTPTPVDIKVFKDQRTIRFLANCDGQLVTLIVAITIILSVVVFFSNLLIIMVTLRTRSMRGFFKLSLAVADMIAGVVVLPSVIYNIFTEINDNLQLYVYLPGLNGIDSNTPAAIICGIAGILSTITAVYSLLLLSIDSFLSITWPVKYRVGDIMSKTRALIAVSVVWVFSLAVAIFPIFATDFIEYRLNYITLQYLPFIKQSTQDSAISGYWLAILYAVFVWGVPFVATWVLTVITLVQSRKMLGEMRLARRHSIRSTNALDKIEQDFHRTVSVVLVLFTLTILPVFVTLVYLVSAPVGVCRSNAVTLAFFITTYVLMCGRFLNVIVYNIFNKQFREAFKKFFDDFFLCITCNDKATRHMSTKSRTSRKIGGTFRSRETITSWKSKLTSRKSTTSVRTASLPSFKNSGFAGPHSPTSGRISNSSADSQRPRAERMSSCNSVFKSTKETT